The Pseudosulfitobacter pseudonitzschiae genome includes a region encoding these proteins:
- a CDS encoding carnitinyl-CoA dehydratase: MDPIKTRHEDGILHVTLDRPKANAIDLATSRIMGDVFAGFRDDPHLRVAIITGGGDKFFCPGWDLKAAADGDEVDADYGVGGFGGLQELRGLNKPVIAAVNGICCGGGLELALSADMILAADHAQFALPEIQSGTVADAASVKLPKRIPYHIAMELLLTGRWFDATEAHRWGIVNEVLPGDTLNDRAWELARLLASGPPLVYAAIKEIVRDAEDAKFQDAMNRITKRQLPTVDALYASEDQLEGAKAFAEKRDPVWKGR; encoded by the coding sequence ATGGACCCGATCAAGACCCGCCACGAAGATGGTATTCTGCACGTTACGCTGGACCGCCCCAAGGCCAATGCGATTGATCTGGCGACTAGCCGGATCATGGGCGACGTTTTCGCCGGTTTTCGCGATGACCCGCACCTGCGTGTGGCCATCATCACCGGCGGAGGTGACAAGTTCTTTTGCCCGGGTTGGGATCTGAAAGCGGCTGCCGATGGGGACGAGGTGGATGCGGATTACGGCGTCGGCGGCTTCGGCGGCTTGCAGGAGTTGCGCGGCCTTAACAAGCCGGTGATTGCTGCCGTGAACGGAATATGCTGCGGCGGCGGGCTGGAACTGGCGCTGAGTGCGGATATGATTCTGGCGGCGGATCATGCGCAGTTTGCGCTGCCCGAGATTCAGTCGGGTACAGTCGCGGACGCGGCCAGTGTGAAATTGCCTAAGCGGATTCCCTATCATATCGCGATGGAATTGTTGTTGACCGGCCGCTGGTTCGACGCCACCGAGGCGCACCGCTGGGGTATTGTGAACGAGGTGCTACCGGGCGATACGCTGAACGACCGTGCGTGGGAACTGGCGCGTTTGCTCGCCTCGGGGCCGCCGCTGGTTTACGCTGCGATCAAAGAAATTGTGCGCGATGCCGAGGATGCGAAATTTCAGGATGCGATGAACCGGATCACCAAGCGGCAGTTACCGACGGTCGATGCGCTGTATGCGTCCGAGGACCAGTTGGAAGGCGCAAAGGCCTTTGCCGAAAAACGTGATCCGGTGTGGAAGGGGCGCTAA
- a CDS encoding acetate--CoA ligase family protein, translating to MMRDLSRLLRPRSIAVIGGGAWCAQVVKQSVLMGFSGDIQIVHPKGVVVEGIASVPAVEDLPHPPDAVFIGVNRHVAIDVVGQLARMGAGGAVCFASGFAEAAAEDVSGADLQAQLVAAAGDMPLLGPNCYGYINALDGALLWPDQHGCARVETGVAILTQSSNIAINLTMQLRGLPIAYTVACGNMAQTAQADIALGLLDDPRVTAIGLHIEGFGDTAAWHRLAMRATERGVPLVALKVGASEQAQRATVSHTASLAGGDAGAQALLARLGIGRVRDLPTFVETLKLLHVAGPLDAPTLSSISCSGGEASLAADTAHGRAVSFPALTRGQRQALGAALGPMVALSNPLDYNTYIWRDAQAMTQAWAPMAADHIGLTLLIVDYPHTDATDWECATLAALRVRAQTGRPVAMVATLPELMPLSVAQRLMAGGVVPMNGLTEAIAAAEIAAHLGHVAATAPLPAGAERSGAILSEADAKRVIAQYGVPVPKSVSDVQKSGFGLSGLTPPFAVKGLGLAHKTEAGAVRLNVGMDEVNAVLAELPGTGAIVEEMVTDGVVELLVGVTRDPAHGFVLTLGAGGVLTELLADTVSMLLPVDEVAVKQALTKLKCAPLLTGYRGKPAADPDSIAGAIMAVQSYVIAQADVISEVEINPLICTPTRAVAADALIRIAKD from the coding sequence ATGATGCGTGATCTGTCGCGGTTGCTGCGGCCCCGTTCGATTGCCGTAATTGGCGGCGGTGCGTGGTGCGCGCAGGTGGTGAAACAATCTGTGCTTATGGGATTTTCGGGTGATATTCAGATCGTTCACCCAAAAGGTGTGGTGGTTGAGGGGATCGCTTCGGTGCCCGCGGTCGAGGATTTACCGCACCCGCCGGACGCGGTTTTTATCGGCGTGAACCGGCATGTTGCCATCGATGTGGTCGGGCAACTGGCCAGAATGGGGGCCGGCGGTGCGGTTTGTTTTGCATCAGGCTTTGCCGAAGCTGCGGCAGAAGATGTAAGCGGAGCAGATTTGCAAGCGCAACTGGTTGCAGCTGCGGGGGACATGCCGCTGCTGGGGCCGAATTGCTATGGATATATCAATGCGCTGGACGGCGCGCTGTTGTGGCCAGACCAGCATGGTTGTGCACGGGTAGAGACGGGCGTGGCGATTCTGACGCAAAGTTCGAATATTGCGATCAACCTGACGATGCAGTTGCGCGGATTGCCCATTGCCTACACGGTTGCATGCGGAAACATGGCACAGACAGCGCAGGCAGATATTGCGCTGGGGTTGCTGGACGATCCGCGCGTGACCGCCATCGGGCTGCACATTGAAGGATTTGGCGATACCGCTGCGTGGCACCGGCTTGCGATGCGGGCCACCGAGCGTGGCGTTCCGTTGGTTGCATTGAAGGTTGGCGCATCCGAGCAGGCGCAGCGCGCGACGGTATCGCACACGGCGTCGTTGGCAGGCGGAGATGCTGGTGCGCAAGCCTTGTTGGCGCGGTTGGGCATCGGACGGGTGCGCGATTTGCCGACCTTTGTCGAGACGCTGAAGTTGTTGCACGTGGCCGGACCGCTGGATGCGCCGACGCTGTCATCAATCAGTTGTTCGGGGGGCGAGGCAAGCCTTGCTGCGGATACGGCGCATGGGCGTGCTGTTTCCTTTCCGGCTCTGACGAGGGGGCAGCGGCAGGCGTTGGGGGCTGCATTGGGGCCGATGGTCGCGCTATCAAACCCATTGGATTACAACACTTATATCTGGCGCGATGCACAGGCGATGACACAGGCGTGGGCGCCGATGGCGGCGGATCACATCGGCCTGACATTGTTGATTGTTGACTATCCGCACACCGATGCGACGGATTGGGAATGCGCGACATTGGCCGCGTTGCGTGTGCGTGCGCAGACGGGGCGGCCTGTGGCGATGGTGGCGACGCTGCCTGAATTGATGCCGTTGAGCGTTGCACAAAGACTGATGGCAGGCGGCGTGGTGCCTATGAACGGGTTGACCGAGGCAATTGCTGCCGCTGAAATCGCAGCACATCTGGGTCATGTCGCTGCCACAGCACCCTTGCCCGCAGGTGCCGAGCGTTCAGGTGCTATCCTGAGCGAAGCCGATGCCAAGCGGGTGATTGCCCAATATGGTGTTCCTGTACCAAAATCAGTCTCTGATGTACAAAAAAGCGGGTTCGGCTTGTCCGGTCTGACACCCCCCTTTGCAGTTAAGGGGCTGGGGTTGGCACATAAAACCGAAGCCGGAGCCGTGCGGCTGAACGTTGGTATGGACGAGGTGAACGCCGTTTTGGCAGAGCTGCCCGGCACGGGTGCGATCGTCGAGGAAATGGTGACCGATGGCGTGGTTGAATTACTGGTTGGTGTCACGCGCGATCCGGCGCACGGGTTTGTTCTGACGCTGGGTGCCGGGGGTGTGCTGACCGAGTTGCTGGCCGACACCGTGTCAATGCTGCTGCCCGTGGATGAAGTCGCCGTAAAACAGGCTCTAACAAAGTTGAAATGCGCCCCTCTGTTGACCGGATATCGTGGCAAGCCTGCTGCCGACCCTGACAGTATCGCGGGCGCGATCATGGCCGTGCAATCCTATGTGATTGCGCAGGCTGATGTGATCAGCGAAGTTGAGATCAACCCGCTGATTTGCACCCCCACACGCGCCGTCGCTGCCGACGCGCTGATCCGAATTGCAAAGGACTGA
- a CDS encoding acyl-CoA dehydrogenase family protein encodes MIYGLTDEQTMIADTVRSFVEHEIYPHEELVERTGEVPAEIVQEIKQKTLDLGFYACNFPESVGCAGLNHVEFALVERELGRGSMALNHFFGRPQNILMACEGEQIDRYLMPAVRGERMDALAMTEPGAGSDVRGMKCNAVRDGGDWVVNGTKHFISGADHADFIIVFIATGEDQTPKGPKKRITAFLVDRGTPGFTIRDGYKSVSHRGYKNMILEFDDCRLPDAQVLGQVHGGFEVMNTWLYATRITVATMSVGRARRVFDYALTYAAAREQFGQKIGKFQGVSFQIADMITEIDAADLLTLASADRLDKGLPANREIASAKLYASEMLGRVTDAAIQIHGGMGLMDDYPLERFWRDARVERIWDGTSEIQRHIISRELLRALGA; translated from the coding sequence ATGATTTACGGTCTGACGGACGAGCAGACGATGATTGCGGACACAGTCCGCAGCTTTGTCGAGCACGAGATTTACCCACACGAAGAGCTGGTTGAACGCACCGGAGAAGTCCCCGCCGAGATCGTACAGGAGATCAAGCAAAAGACTCTGGATCTGGGGTTTTATGCCTGTAATTTTCCTGAAAGCGTCGGCTGCGCCGGGTTGAACCACGTGGAATTCGCGCTGGTCGAGCGGGAACTGGGGCGTGGATCAATGGCGCTGAACCACTTTTTCGGGCGGCCTCAGAACATCTTGATGGCCTGCGAAGGCGAACAGATCGACCGCTATCTGATGCCCGCCGTGCGCGGAGAGCGGATGGATGCGCTGGCGATGACCGAACCGGGAGCCGGATCCGACGTGCGGGGTATGAAATGCAACGCCGTGCGTGACGGTGGCGACTGGGTGGTGAACGGTACCAAACATTTTATCTCGGGTGCGGATCATGCAGATTTTATAATCGTTTTCATCGCAACGGGCGAGGATCAGACGCCAAAAGGCCCTAAAAAGCGGATTACCGCATTTTTGGTGGACCGTGGAACGCCCGGTTTCACCATTCGTGACGGGTATAAGTCAGTGTCGCACCGCGGCTACAAGAACATGATTCTGGAGTTTGACGATTGCCGCCTGCCCGATGCGCAGGTGCTGGGCCAGGTGCATGGCGGATTCGAGGTGATGAACACATGGCTTTATGCCACGCGGATCACGGTTGCGACCATGTCGGTGGGCCGTGCGCGCAGGGTGTTCGACTATGCGCTGACCTATGCCGCCGCGCGGGAACAGTTCGGGCAGAAAATCGGCAAGTTTCAGGGCGTTTCGTTCCAGATTGCCGATATGATCACCGAGATTGACGCCGCAGACCTGCTGACGCTGGCCAGCGCCGACCGGCTGGACAAAGGGCTGCCTGCGAACCGCGAAATTGCATCGGCAAAGCTCTATGCCAGCGAGATGTTGGGGCGTGTCACGGATGCGGCGATCCAGATTCATGGTGGTATGGGGTTGATGGACGACTATCCACTGGAACGGTTCTGGCGCGATGCGCGGGTTGAGCGGATCTGGGACGGAACCAGTGAAATCCAGCGGCACATCATCAGCCGCGAGCTTTTGCGTGCTTTGGGGGCGTAG
- a CDS encoding class II aldolase and adducin N-terminal domain-containing protein, with protein sequence MSVTQIRPNMEHMQERVDLAAAFRWTARLNLHEAVANHFSLAVNDDGTKFLMNPNQMHFSRIKASDLIEMDANDPDSMVGVDADPTAWGLHGGIHRHCPHARCAMHVHSIHATVLASLADSNLPPIDQNCATFFNRYVIDDGYNGLAFEDEGERCARLFNDPKKKVMIMGNHGVMIIGDTVADTFNRLYYFERAAETYIRALQTGQPLRVLPDDVAEKTAQELEDYPEQDERHLAELKAILDEEGSNYAS encoded by the coding sequence ATGTCCGTCACCCAGATTCGCCCAAATATGGAACATATGCAGGAACGCGTTGACCTTGCCGCCGCTTTCCGTTGGACCGCGCGACTGAACCTGCACGAAGCGGTGGCAAACCATTTTTCGCTGGCCGTGAATGATGATGGCACCAAGTTTCTGATGAATCCCAACCAGATGCACTTTTCACGGATCAAGGCATCGGACCTGATCGAGATGGACGCCAACGATCCCGACAGCATGGTTGGCGTTGATGCGGACCCGACCGCTTGGGGCCTGCATGGCGGTATCCATCGCCACTGCCCGCATGCGCGTTGCGCCATGCATGTCCATTCGATTCACGCGACGGTGCTGGCATCGCTTGCCGACAGCAACCTGCCGCCGATTGACCAGAACTGCGCCACATTCTTCAACCGTTATGTGATCGACGACGGCTATAACGGGCTGGCGTTCGAGGACGAAGGCGAGCGTTGCGCGCGGTTGTTCAACGACCCCAAGAAAAAGGTCATGATCATGGGCAACCACGGCGTGATGATCATTGGCGATACAGTCGCGGACACCTTTAACAGGCTCTACTATTTCGAACGCGCCGCCGAAACATACATCCGTGCGCTGCAAACCGGACAGCCGCTGCGCGTGCTGCCCGACGATGTCGCGGAAAAGACGGCGCAAGAGCTTGAGGATTATCCCGAACAGGATGAACGCCATCTGGCTGAGCTGAAGGCCATTCTCGACGAAGAAGGCTCTAACTACGCCAGCTGA
- a CDS encoding LysR substrate-binding domain-containing protein: MNTRALPPLNQLRAFEAAARHLSFTAAAGELNMTQSAVSQQIKSLEGYLGQPLFYRRPRALELTVTGLNYLPVVRDAFQTLSRGTRMLVDGDARDALQVQCNLTFATCWLAPRLPRLYARHPDLHLQINTAIWDPMERGDMADIEIRFLMAPARDRPAERLTWDTFYPVCAPDYQVALADIARHRLFYCTAMLTTWDAWAEGTGLPPANGPKITHAQVLATALAAAEAGAGLAMGHDCATRHAIAEGRLVRPFAGAVQMHEAYYLSLAPQAEDNAHARAFANWVKDEMAADYPLPGSGMGRDGTQA, translated from the coding sequence ATGAATACCCGCGCCCTTCCCCCGCTGAACCAGCTTCGCGCCTTTGAGGCAGCCGCCCGCCATCTGTCGTTTACCGCCGCTGCAGGTGAGCTGAACATGACGCAAAGTGCGGTCAGCCAGCAGATCAAATCGCTTGAGGGCTATCTGGGCCAGCCACTGTTTTACCGGCGGCCCCGCGCGTTGGAGCTGACGGTAACGGGGCTGAATTACCTGCCGGTTGTCCGCGATGCGTTCCAGACACTCAGCCGGGGAACAAGGATGCTGGTCGACGGTGATGCACGTGACGCGCTTCAGGTGCAGTGCAATCTGACCTTTGCCACCTGCTGGCTGGCCCCGCGTCTGCCCCGCCTGTACGCCCGTCACCCCGATTTGCATCTACAGATCAACACCGCAATCTGGGATCCAATGGAACGCGGCGACATGGCTGATATCGAGATACGGTTTCTGATGGCCCCCGCGCGCGACCGGCCTGCGGAACGGTTGACCTGGGACACATTCTATCCGGTCTGCGCCCCTGATTATCAGGTGGCGCTGGCCGATATTGCGCGGCATCGGCTGTTCTACTGCACCGCGATGCTGACCACCTGGGATGCGTGGGCCGAAGGCACTGGCCTGCCCCCTGCCAATGGCCCAAAGATCACCCACGCGCAGGTTCTGGCGACAGCACTTGCCGCTGCGGAAGCCGGCGCAGGACTGGCGATGGGGCATGATTGCGCCACGCGTCACGCCATCGCGGAGGGTCGTTTGGTCCGCCCCTTTGCAGGCGCGGTTCAAATGCACGAGGCGTACTATCTGTCATTGGCTCCACAGGCGGAAGACAATGCGCACGCCCGCGCCTTTGCCAATTGGGTCAAAGACGAGATGGCGGCGGATTACCCTTTGCCAGGCTCTGGAATGGGACGTGACGGAACCCAAGCATAG
- a CDS encoding VOC family protein produces MDYETIDAADFGRSLQGIGLNLLVRDVRAHVTFLETVFQMIAHRVSDDFAIMAYGDQLFQLHSDGTYHSNPLQALLPENPPRGAGLEIRLYDTDADAAVKRASASGAMILQPPTDKPHGLREAYILCADGYAWVPSRPIPEPGKG; encoded by the coding sequence ATGGATTATGAAACGATTGACGCCGCCGACTTTGGCCGCAGTTTGCAGGGTATTGGTCTGAACCTGCTGGTACGGGACGTGCGGGCGCATGTGACGTTTTTAGAGACTGTTTTCCAGATGATCGCGCATCGGGTTTCGGATGATTTCGCAATCATGGCCTATGGGGATCAGTTGTTTCAACTGCACAGCGACGGCACCTATCATTCCAATCCGTTGCAGGCCTTGTTGCCCGAAAACCCGCCGCGTGGTGCCGGACTGGAAATCCGGTTGTACGACACCGATGCGGATGCCGCCGTAAAGCGGGCCAGCGCTTCGGGGGCCATGATCCTGCAGCCGCCCACAGACAAGCCCCACGGCCTGCGCGAGGCGTATATCCTGTGCGCCGACGGCTATGCTTGGGTTCCGTCACGTCCCATTCCAGAGCCTGGCAAAGGGTAA
- a CDS encoding arsenate reductase family protein yields the protein MDIVIFHNPTCGTSRNVVQIARDAGYTPTIIEYLKVGWTRPQLLALFAAAGLIPQDALRVAKSPAADLGLLEDGVSDDVLLDAMVAHPILVNRPIVACVRGVRLCRPSGEVLDLLPNWPPAPYAKENGDLLIDSDGVRLPE from the coding sequence ATGGATATCGTCATATTTCATAACCCGACTTGTGGCACTTCTCGCAATGTGGTGCAGATCGCCCGTGATGCGGGTTATACACCTACCATCATCGAATATCTCAAGGTTGGCTGGACCCGCCCGCAATTGTTGGCGCTGTTTGCCGCCGCTGGCCTGATCCCACAGGACGCGCTGCGCGTGGCAAAGTCACCGGCGGCAGATTTGGGGCTGCTTGAGGATGGCGTCAGTGATGATGTCCTGTTGGACGCGATGGTGGCGCATCCGATCCTTGTAAATCGTCCCATCGTGGCCTGCGTGCGCGGTGTGCGGTTGTGCCGCCCGTCGGGCGAGGTTCTGGACCTATTGCCTAACTGGCCACCTGCCCCCTATGCCAAGGAAAACGGCGATTTGCTGATTGACAGTGATGGCGTTCGTTTGCCGGAATGA
- the ade gene encoding adenine deaminase, translated as MEHIPFPSWPDVAADLIAVATGRTPAQTVIKGGKWVNVHTREVLDNHDIAITHGRIACVVPDAGYCSGPNTEVIEAKGRYMIPGLCDAHMHIESGMLTPAEFARAVIPHGTTSMFTDPHEIANVLGLEGVRMMHDEALLQPVNIFTQMPSCAPSAPGMETTGFEISPEDVAEAMGWPGIVGLGEMMNFPGVSNADPKMLAEIAATQAAGKTVGGHYASPDLGPAFAGYVAGGPADDHEGTCEADAIARMRQGMRAMIRLGSAWYDVQSQITAITEKGLDSRNMILCTDDCHSGTLVNEGHMNRVVRHAIDCGCDPLVALQMATINTATHFGLEREIGSLTPGRRADVILTSDLKTLPVEYVIARGKTVAVNGEIAVDCPHYNWPETARQTVNMARDLTANDFGIDAPKGANAVTANVIGVVENQAPTKALQFELPVTEGRVQATGEVCQIALVERHQATGGVVNAFVSGFGYEGQMAMASTVAHDSHHMIVVGTDADNMAMAANRLREVGGGITVFKDGTELALVDLPIAGLMSDSPARDVAAKAEAMMDAMRACGCTLNNAYMQHSLLALVVIPELRISDLGLVDVRTFEFKPVIETHT; from the coding sequence ATGGAACACATCCCCTTTCCCTCATGGCCCGATGTGGCCGCCGACCTGATCGCCGTGGCTACTGGCCGCACGCCTGCGCAGACCGTTATCAAGGGTGGCAAGTGGGTCAACGTCCACACGCGCGAAGTGCTGGACAACCACGACATTGCCATAACGCACGGTCGCATCGCCTGCGTAGTACCTGATGCCGGTTATTGCTCCGGCCCGAACACCGAAGTGATCGAGGCCAAGGGCCGCTACATGATCCCCGGCCTGTGCGACGCGCATATGCATATCGAAAGCGGCATGCTGACCCCCGCCGAATTTGCCCGCGCCGTGATCCCCCACGGCACCACCAGCATGTTCACCGATCCGCACGAAATCGCCAATGTGCTGGGGCTGGAAGGCGTGCGGATGATGCACGACGAGGCGCTTTTGCAGCCCGTCAACATATTCACCCAGATGCCCAGTTGTGCGCCCAGCGCACCGGGTATGGAAACAACCGGTTTTGAAATCTCGCCCGAAGACGTCGCCGAAGCTATGGGCTGGCCCGGCATTGTCGGCTTGGGTGAAATGATGAACTTTCCCGGTGTCAGCAACGCCGACCCCAAAATGCTGGCCGAGATTGCAGCGACGCAGGCGGCGGGCAAGACCGTGGGCGGGCACTATGCCTCGCCCGATCTGGGGCCTGCCTTTGCGGGCTATGTGGCGGGCGGCCCCGCCGACGATCACGAAGGCACCTGCGAAGCGGACGCCATTGCGCGGATGCGGCAGGGAATGCGGGCGATGATCCGGCTGGGCAGTGCGTGGTATGATGTGCAAAGCCAGATCACCGCGATCACCGAAAAGGGGCTGGATTCGCGCAACATGATCCTGTGCACTGACGACTGCCATTCCGGCACATTGGTGAACGAGGGACACATGAACCGCGTGGTGCGCCATGCCATCGACTGTGGTTGCGATCCGCTGGTGGCCTTGCAGATGGCCACGATCAACACCGCAACCCACTTTGGGCTGGAACGCGAGATCGGATCGCTGACACCCGGACGGCGGGCCGATGTGATCCTGACCTCGGATCTGAAAACGCTCCCGGTTGAATACGTGATCGCACGTGGCAAAACAGTCGCTGTCAATGGCGAAATCGCTGTTGACTGTCCACATTACAACTGGCCTGAGACTGCGAGGCAGACGGTGAACATGGCCCGCGATCTGACGGCGAACGACTTTGGTATCGACGCTCCAAAGGGCGCCAATGCAGTCACGGCCAACGTCATCGGCGTGGTTGAAAACCAGGCCCCTACCAAAGCGCTGCAATTCGAATTGCCCGTCACCGAGGGCCGCGTTCAGGCCACCGGCGAGGTCTGCCAGATCGCGCTGGTCGAACGGCATCAGGCCACGGGCGGCGTGGTCAATGCATTCGTTTCAGGCTTTGGCTATGAAGGTCAGATGGCGATGGCCTCGACTGTTGCCCATGACAGCCACCACATGATCGTGGTGGGCACCGACGCCGACAACATGGCGATGGCTGCCAACCGTCTGCGCGAAGTTGGCGGCGGCATCACCGTATTCAAGGATGGCACCGAACTGGCATTGGTGGACCTGCCGATTGCGGGCTTGATGTCCGACAGCCCCGCCCGCGACGTCGCCGCCAAGGCCGAGGCGATGATGGACGCGATGCGCGCCTGTGGCTGCACGCTGAACAACGCTTATATGCAACATTCGCTGCTGGCGCTGGTGGTGATCCCCGAACTGCGCATCTCGGACCTTGGCCTTGTCGATGTGCGTACCTTTGAATTCAAGCCTGTAATCGAGACACATACATGA
- a CDS encoding AMP nucleosidase: protein MTRILTPDDGHPRTFSDATEAVDYLQELYTAATTFLRSQFLQAMSEGAPDARVRAFYPEVRVTTLSYAQIDTRLSFGHVPMPGTYAATITRPDLFRNYLIQQIGLLIDHHGQPVHIGASDTPIPVHFAVGSDAAVQVPQQGAADFTLRDVFDVPDLSTTNDDIVNGTYSSSDGVGPLAPFTAQRIDYSLARLAHYTATDPEHFQNFVLFTNYQFYVSEFEAFARTQLDDPDSGYTAFVSTGNATITAGNQPLADPVKMPQMPTYHLKRKNGSGITLVNIGVGPSNAKTATDHIAVLRPHAWLMVGHCAGLRNSQALGDFVLAHAYLREDHVLDDDLPVWIPIPALAEIQIALQLAVGEVTALEGFELKRIMRTGTVATIDNRNWELRDQSGPVARLSQSRAIALDMESATIAANGYRFRVPYGTLLCVSDKPLHGELKLPGMASEFYTTQVQRHLMIGIRAMEQLRKMPLERIHSRKLRSFDETAFL, encoded by the coding sequence ATGACCCGTATTCTGACGCCGGACGATGGCCACCCACGCACCTTTTCCGACGCGACAGAGGCCGTGGATTACCTGCAAGAGCTGTATACAGCCGCCACCACATTCCTGCGTTCGCAGTTTTTACAGGCCATGTCCGAAGGTGCGCCCGATGCCCGTGTGCGGGCCTTTTACCCCGAAGTGCGGGTAACCACCTTAAGCTATGCCCAGATCGACACTCGCCTGAGCTTTGGCCACGTTCCAATGCCTGGCACTTATGCGGCAACAATCACGCGGCCAGACCTGTTTCGCAATTATCTGATCCAGCAGATCGGCCTGCTGATCGATCACCACGGCCAACCCGTACACATCGGTGCGTCAGACACCCCCATTCCGGTACATTTCGCGGTTGGATCAGATGCTGCCGTTCAGGTGCCACAACAGGGCGCTGCCGACTTCACCCTGCGCGATGTCTTTGACGTGCCGGATCTTTCGACTACCAATGATGACATCGTTAACGGCACCTACTCCTCCAGCGACGGTGTTGGTCCGCTTGCCCCGTTTACCGCCCAGCGCATCGATTATTCGCTGGCACGTCTGGCGCATTACACTGCCACCGACCCCGAGCATTTCCAGAATTTTGTGCTGTTCACCAACTACCAGTTCTATGTGTCCGAATTCGAAGCCTTTGCCCGCACGCAACTGGACGACCCGGACAGCGGCTATACCGCCTTTGTCTCTACCGGAAACGCGACGATCACCGCGGGCAACCAGCCGCTGGCGGATCCGGTTAAGATGCCGCAAATGCCAACCTATCATCTGAAGCGCAAGAACGGCAGCGGCATCACTCTGGTGAACATTGGTGTCGGCCCGTCCAACGCCAAGACCGCGACCGACCACATTGCCGTACTGCGCCCGCACGCTTGGCTGATGGTGGGGCATTGCGCCGGTCTGCGCAATTCGCAAGCCTTGGGCGACTTTGTACTAGCCCACGCCTATCTGCGCGAAGATCATGTATTGGACGACGACCTGCCGGTCTGGATTCCGATCCCTGCACTGGCCGAAATCCAGATCGCGCTACAACTGGCGGTGGGCGAGGTCACTGCGCTGGAAGGGTTCGAGCTTAAGCGGATCATGCGCACCGGCACCGTGGCCACCATCGACAACCGCAACTGGGAACTGCGCGACCAATCCGGGCCGGTCGCACGGCTGTCGCAGTCGCGCGCGATTGCGCTGGATATGGAAAGCGCCACAATCGCGGCCAACGGCTACCGGTTCCGGGTGCCATATGGCACGTTGCTGTGTGTCTCGGACAAGCCATTGCACGGCGAGTTGAAGCTGCCCGGCATGGCCTCGGAGTTCTATACAACACAGGTCCAACGCCATCTGATGATCGGAATTCGCGCGATGGAACAGTTGCGCAAGATGCCGTTGGAACGTATCCACAGCCGGAAACTGCGCTCATTTGACGAGACAGCGTTCCTCTGA
- a CDS encoding HU family DNA-binding protein, with protein MAKPMTKTQLVAALAEDMGTDKKSAGAALDAVCALITREVSGGGAVTLPGVGKIYCRERPERMVRNPATGEQFKKEADKVVKMTIAKALKDSVNG; from the coding sequence ATGGCAAAACCAATGACAAAGACCCAACTCGTCGCCGCACTGGCCGAGGACATGGGGACAGACAAGAAATCCGCAGGTGCTGCACTCGACGCCGTTTGCGCGCTGATTACGCGTGAAGTGTCCGGCGGCGGTGCCGTCACCCTGCCCGGCGTTGGCAAAATCTACTGCCGCGAGCGCCCCGAGCGCATGGTGCGCAACCCTGCCACCGGCGAGCAGTTCAAGAAAGAAGCCGACAAGGTTGTCAAAATGACAATCGCCAAAGCGCTGAAAGACAGCGTGAACGGCTGA